The region CGTCATCGGTGAAACCGCCGTCGTGGAGGACAACGTTTCGATCATGCAGTCGGTCACCCTCGGTGGCACCGGCAAGGAGAGTGGCGACCGCCACCCCAAAGTACGCAAAGGCGTGCTGATTGGTGCCGGAGCCAAGATTCTCGGCAATATTGAGATCGGCGAGTGCGCCACGGTCGGTGCGGGCAGCGTGGTGCTCAAGTCCGTTCCGGCACGCAAAATCGCTGCCGGGGTTCCCGCCCAGATCATCGGTGACAGCCGCTGCCAACAGCCGTCACGCACCATGGACCACCGACTGGATGACTGACATGCTCAAACTTCTTGCCAGCGTATTGACCCTGACGTTCGCTCTGACCGGTTGCGGCGAGTCCCCGCAACCCGAGTCCAGCGCCACCTCCGACAGTGCTTCGGCGGTAAACAATACCGCCAATGCAACCGCCCTGACCGTCTATAAAAGCCCGACCTGCGGCTGCTGTGAAGACTGGATTACGCACATGGAAGGTGAGGGCTTCGAGGCGGCCATCGAGCATCCGAGCCGGATGGCGACCATCAAGGCCGAGCTGGGCATCGCCCCCGAGTATGGCTCCTGTCACACAGGTGTGTCTGAAGAGGGCTACGTCTTCGAAGGCCACGTGCCGGCCAAGTTGGTCCGCCAGTTTCTGGATAACCCGCCTGAAAACGCACTGGGCCTGGCCGTGCCTCGCATGCCGGTGGGTAGCCCGGGTATGGAGATGGGCGAGCGTTTTGACCCATACGATGTGTTGTTGCTGAAGACCGACGGCAGCAGCGAGATTTATGCCCGGATTGAAACGCCCGAGCAGCAGTATTGAACTGCCTGCACCATTTTAATGCGCCGCACTGAATAATGATGCAAGGTGGTTCGTCGCGCCCGGCCCGGTGCGGGGTAAACCATTCCAAGACACGCCGTACATACATCCCTGTAGGCTCGGATCGCGGGTCCCCCGCTCTACGGTCTTGGAATGGTTTACCCCGCACCGGACCGGACTTTCCGAAAAGCACCC is a window of Marinimicrobium sp. C6131 DNA encoding:
- a CDS encoding DUF411 domain-containing protein; its protein translation is MLKLLASVLTLTFALTGCGESPQPESSATSDSASAVNNTANATALTVYKSPTCGCCEDWITHMEGEGFEAAIEHPSRMATIKAELGIAPEYGSCHTGVSEEGYVFEGHVPAKLVRQFLDNPPENALGLAVPRMPVGSPGMEMGERFDPYDVLLLKTDGSSEIYARIETPEQQY